The Candidatus Schekmanbacteria bacterium genomic interval ACGCTTGAAGGACTTCCTGAAAGGACTAACCCTGCGGGGTGGAACTCCTTTATCTTCTCAATACCTATATTGAAAGGATGTATCTCGCAATACACTTTGAGTTCGCGTATCTTCCTTGCTATCAACTGCGTGTACTGCGAGCCGAAATCAAGGATTAATATTTTTTCTCTTTCAATGTCCATTGATTCTTACTTCCCCATTCCGACTTTCTGCGCCTGCTGGAAAATCTTTCCTTCAGTCTTTATGGCAGGGGCAATTATAATCTGCGTTTCCTGCATTTCCCTTATGTTCGTTGCACCGCAATTCCCCATAGATGTCTGAAGCGCACCAATAAGGTTTTGCGAGCCGTCATCAAACTCTGCCGGTCCGTAAAGTATCTGCTTTAAAGGTCCTGTCGTGCCTACTCTTATCCTTGTACCTCTTGGCAGGTTAGCGTGTGGAGTCGCCATTCCCCAGTGGAAACCCTTCCCCGGTGCTTCATGTGCCTTGGCAAATGCTGAGCCGATCATTACCGCATCCGAGCCGCATGCAAATGCTTTGCATACGTCTCCACCCGAGCTCATGCCGCCGTCTGTTATGATAGGTATGTATTTTCCGGTTTTCTTAAAATATGCATCCCGGGCTGCTGCCGCATCACAAGTCGCAGTTACCTGCGGGACTCCTATTCCCAGCACACCTCTCGTTGTGCAGGCAGCACCGGGTCCGATGCCTACAAGCACACCTTGAACTCCTGTTTCCATAAGCTCTAAGGTTGCTTTAAATGTAACAGTGTTACCCACAATGACGGGAATCTTAAGCCCCTTACACAGTTTCTCGAAGTCAACTACTTCGTATTCAGTGGAAATATGTTTTACCGTAGTAACGGTTGATTGAACAAAGAATATGTCTGCTCCTGCTTCCTCTGCTATTTTTCCGTATCTGTATGCCTTCTGCGGTATGGCTGATACAGCCGCTATAACTCCTGCCGCTTTAATTTCCCTTATTCTCTCTGATATAAGTTCTTCCTTTATTGGTTCAAGATAAATTGACTGGACAAGCTTAGTCGCCTCTTCATTAGTTGCACCTGCTATCCTCGCCAATATTTCCTCAGGATGTTTATAGCGGGTCTGCACACCTTCAAGGTTTAAAACCGCAATGCCGCCATATTTGCCCATCTCTATGGCAAACCTTGTATCTACTACACCATCCATGGCTGCGGCAAGTATTGGTATGCCGATCTTTTTTTCCCCGATTGCCCAGGTAATATCAACTTCGTTTGGATTGATCGTAACATCTCCCGGGACAAGAGCTATCTCATCGAACCCGTAGCATATGCGAGCCTTCCTGTTAATCCCTATCCACATTCCCATTTCTGTTTAACCTCCGTTTATTTTATATTAAATATAAATCCTTGTTATTGTCTGCCCTTCTCAGTTATCTCCCCGGCAATTCTGACCTCATCAGCAGTGAATTTTCTGTACTCGCCGGGTGTTAATGTCCCAATGGAATAGGGCCCATACTTTATCCTTTTAAGCCTTACGGTGGTCAGCCTGAATTTATCCATTATCCTCCGGACTTCCCTGTTTCTGCCAGTTTTAAGACTTACTGATAACCATGTGTTTTTTTCTGTTTCTCTGCGCATCTTCACAACAGGTTTTGATATTGTCCCGTCGTCAAGTCTCACCCTGCCATTCATCTTGCTCACAATATCTTTTTCTACTTTTCCCCTGATCTTGACTTCATAAACCCTTTCAATCTGTCCCGATGCATCAGTCATGGCTTTGCAGAAATCACCGTCATTTGTGATTATAAGCAGTCCCTCTGAATTGAAATCGAGTCTTCCCACCGGGAACATGCCTTCTCCTGCCTTTATATAATCCATTACCACCGGCCTTCCCTCTTCATCTGAAATGGAAGTGATTACACCGGCTGGCTTGTGAAAAATCAAATATTCTTTTTTCCGGCCCCTGAGAGAAAAATTTATCAGCTTCCCGTCAACCTTGATATGGTCTTTCTGAAGGTCAGCTCTTGTGCCGAGCTCGGTAACGCATTTGCCGTTAACAGTCACCCTCTTCTCGAGGATCATCTCCTCCGCCCTGCGGCGCGACGCTATCCCCGCCATAGAGAGAATCTTCTGGAGACGCATCCCCGGAAGGCTCTGTTTCTTCGTCTCCGGCTGCTTCTCCGTCCTGCAGCTCTTCTTGCTCATCGCCGCCGGTTGCCTCTCCGCTCTGTAACTGTTCTGATTCTGCGAATGTAATTTCTTCATTAAGACCTAGCTCCGAAAATTCCTTCAGTGTTGGAAGAGCTGACAGATCGCTTAAACCGAAATACTCGAGGAAATCCCGGGTCGTTCCATACATGATCGGTCTGCCCGGTGCTTCCTTTTTTCCCAGTATTCTTAAAAGGTTCCGGTCAAGAAGAGTCTTTATAGTTCCGCCTATATTGACTCCCCTTATCTGCTCTATCTCCGCTTTTGTAATTGGCTGTTTATAAGCTATAACAGCGAGAGTTTCAAGTGCCTGTGTTGAAAGCCTTGCTTTTTTCTTTTCCGTAAAGAGAGCTGATATCCAGCTTGAAAACTCGGCTCTCGTGCACATCTTGAAACCCTCAGCCACCTCTATGATCTGAATCCCGCGCCCTTCCCTTTCATAATCCCCAATCAAGGCTGATATGGCTTCGCGTATTAATGTCTCCTCAGTACCCGGTATTATCTCTGCAATACGGTCTATGCTCAATGGTTCATCAGAAACAAATATAAGTGCCTCCACAACGGGTTTTAGAGAGTCCGACGTGAAGCTGAAACTTTTCTGCATTAAATCTCCTTTCTAATTAAATCTACTGCAAATTTCTTAAACCACAGAGTACTCAGAGTTTTAAAAACTTCACCATAATTACTACTTTCTCTGTGACCTCTGTGGTAAATTTTTTTGTATACTGTACTATCTGTCATCTGACCTTCAATGTACTAAGCGCTATAAGAGCAAAAATAGCCGCAATAATCCAGAACCTTATTACAACTTTAGGCTCCGCTATTCCTCTCTTCTGGAAAGTGTGGTGTATCGGAGCCATGAAAAAAAGCCTTCTTCCGGCAAAGTTAATTGAGATCATCTGTATGAAAACTGATGCCGCTTCCATGACGAACACCATCCCTGCAATTATTAAAAGCACTTCCTGTTTTACAAGAACTGCCACAGTCCCCATTACTCCTCCTATCATGAGAGAACCTGTGTCCCCCATAAATACCTGCGCCGGGTATGAATTAAACCAGAGGAACCCTATCCCTGCCCCTATAAAGGCGGCACACAGAACTGAAAGTTCACCTGTGCCGTTAGTAAACCTGAACTGAAAGTATTTTGCAAGATTAAGGTTGCCAATAACATATGCAAATATTCCAAAAACCATGGCTACCATGATCGAAGGTCCTATGGCAAGTCCGTCAAGACCGTCGGCAAAATTTACAGCATTGGATGTCGCCATTATGACTAACACGACAAAGGGTATATAGAACCAGCCGATGTTGAGCGGATATTTATAGAAAGGAATGTTTATTGATGACGCTGACTGCCATCCTATAGGTGAATAAGGGGAAACCATAAGAATCCCAAGTATGAGCCCGAACAATGCCTGCCAGAAAAGCTTCTCCGTTTTTGACATCCCGTCTTTGACCTTCTTTCTTACTTTTATCAGGTCATCCTTTATTCCAAGAGCAGCAAACCAGATTATTGAAAACACTGTTATCTGTACAAAGGGATTAAATATATTGCACCAGAGAAGTATAGGGACCAGTGCCGAGATGAGGATAAGTATCCCTCCCATCGTAGGAGTGCCGTATTTCTGTGAAGGATTGACCATGTCTATCTCGCTGCGCGGTTCATCTTTTATGGAGTTGAGCCTCAATTTTCTTATTATTATAGGCCCTGAAAAGAACGCGATAAGAAGCGCCGTAACCATTGCGTAGATTATCCTGAATGTTAAATACCTGAATAGCCTGAGCACAGAGAAGATGCTGTCAGGATCGTAAAAATATTCGTAAAGAAGATAAAGCATTGTTTTAATCCCTTTTCTTTTTCTCAACTACACGTGAAAAGATTTCTTTTAAAGGAAACACCGGCCTGAATGATTCGCATGTAAGGTTCATTCCCTCTACCAACTTTCTTAACTTGTCACCTCCATCAGGGAGTTTACTCAAGGAACGTAGCGCCGCTGCCCTTACAATCCAGTTGTCGTCGTTAAGGAGAAGCAATAAAGCTGGCACTGCATACTTGTACTTGAGAAAGTTTCCCAAAGCCTCGGCTATCGCCTCCCTTACTTCGAAATTCTTTTCCTTTGACCGCAGACGTGGAGGTTTGCTGCCATTAAGGTTCACCGCATAATCGTTGCCAAGATATCTTTTTATAATAATTTCAGCCGTCAATTCATCGCCGCCGCAGAGCGCTGCTGCTGTCTTGATGGACTCTACCCTTACTTCCCAGTAACCATCATTTATCCCGGTCATAAGCGCTTCCTTTATCTGCTGGTTAATAACCCCTATCGTTTTTATGGCTTTTGCAGAGTTTCTTCTTACAAACCCGACCTGCCTTTTATCTTTCAACAAATCAGCAAGAATAATAGAGTGTCTCTCATTTCCGGCTTTACCGAGAATTTTTACGCCAATATTCCTTACCTGCCAGTTGTTCTCTTTAATAAAAGCTTCCGCCTTTGCCTGCACAGATTCCTTGTCAGAAACGCATAGCGAGTCAATTTGATTGAGAAGCTTCTGCGCTTCATCAATTGTCTTTTTACTTAGACCTATATAATTGCCTGAAAATAGGGGAAACATCGATTATTGTAAGATGGTTTTCTGTTGGAGTATAATTTCAAAACTCGCCGGTGTCAAAGAAAATAAATTTTGTAAAGTATTATAAGATATTGTTTTTTATCGCACAAAAAAACTTTGTTTTATTTCATGGTAATGTTTGATTTAGATTGATGCCTTAAAAGCTATAATGATACAATAACATACTGATAATATTTTAAAAAATGAGTGTTGAATTTTCAGCAATGTAATTTAACTTGAGCATTGAATGAATACGTTCAATAAAAAAAATATCAAACTCAAAAATGCTCTCCACAAACTGGATGTTCATGACCATCTCTGCCTTATTTACGAAACCCAGCAAGAACAGTTCGCTGCTGTCGTCCCCTTCATACGTATCGGTCTTGAAAGAAAGGAAAAGTGCGTTTATATCGCAGATGACAATAGTGCCAGCTCTGTAATAGATGCCATGCGCACTGAAGGAATTGACGTAGAAACAGCCATTAAATCCGGTGCATTGGCAGTTCTTACCAAGAAAGACGCATATTTAAAGAATGGGTACTTTGACCCGGACCTTATGATTCAGTTTCTGAAAGATGCAGTTGATTCTGCTAAAGCTGAAGGCTTTAAAGCGCTAAGGGCAACGGGTGAGATGACATGGGCGCTGGGCAATGATATCGGTGTCGAACGATTAATAGAGTATGAGGCAAAACTGAACTACTTATTGCCCAAGTCAGACATTCTCGCTATATGCCAGTATAACCGCAAACGTTTTAGTCCTGAAATCATACTTGATATTATCCACACCCATCCTCTCGTTGTTTACAAAGAAATGGTTTGCAGGAATTTCTACTATGTCCCTCCAGATGAATTTTTAAATCATGCTCAGACTTCCCTTGAAGTTGAAAGATTCCTTCACAATATAAAAGACAGGGAAGAAGTTGAAGAAGAACTGCTTAAACTCAACACAGAACTTGAACAAAGGATAAAAGAAAGAACGGCTGAACTGGAAGAAAGGAATATAGAGCTTGAACGTATAAACAGTCTTTTTGTCGGCAGGGAACTCCGTATGATGGAACTCAAGGAAAAGATCAGGGAACTGGAAACAAAGTGGTGAAATGATGGAGATGAAGCCTTCCGAGATATTGGATGCATTCTTCAAACATTCAATTACTCCTTTAGTGATACTTGACAGGGATTTCAATTTTATCAGAGTCAACGAGGCTTATGCAAAGTCATGCCAGCGTGATGTCTCAGAATTTCCCGGACATAACCATTTCGAATTTTATCCTTCAGATGCCCAAAAGATATTTGAAAATGTAGTCAAAACAAAAGAACCGTATCAGGCGCTTGCAAGACCTTTTATCTATCCTGATCATCCTGAATGGGGAGTGACTTACTGGGATTGGACGCTGACCCCTATTTTAGACAATCAGAATGAAGTGGAATTCCTGGTATTTTCTCTTAAAGATGTGACAGAGCAGAAACGCGCTGAAGATTCTTTGTTCCTTTTCAGGGATTTGATCAATAACTCAAACGATGCGATTTTTGTTGTTGACCCGAAAACATGCAAGATTCTTAATTTCAATGACAAGGCATGCAGCAGTCTTGGATACAACCGCAATGAACTTATTAATATGAGAATTATAGATATAGAAGCGATTTTCCCGGATAACTTTTCATGGGATAACCATGTAAAAGAAGTAAAAAGCAAAGGGTATATGCTTATTGAGGGGGTCAATAAGCGTAAAGACAGTACAACTTTTCCGGTGGAAACAAGCGTCAGGTATATATCCCATAATGAAATGAATTATATTATCGGGGTAGTCCGCGACATAACCGAGCGCAGGAAGCTCGAAAAGGAACGGGAACAGTTTTATAGATTTTTCCAAACCTCTTCAGATCTAATGTGTATTGCTGATCCAAATGGGCACTTCATAAAGACAAACCCTGCTTGCTCAGAGCTTCTCGGGTTTTCCGAAACAGAACTCACTTCAAAGCCTTTCGTTGAATTCGTTCATCCGGATGACAGGCAGTCAACCCTTGATGAAATGGCTAGACAACTGAGGACAGGTTTTACATTAAACTTCGAAAACCGCTATATTTGCAAAGATGGTTCTTTTCGTTGGCTGTCTTGGCGGGCAATTTATAATAAAGATGAAGGAATCACCTATGCCACAGCCCGTGACATCACTGATTACAAAAATGCAGAGAAAAAGTTAAAGCAGGCTCTAAGCTATAACCGTATTCTTATTGAAACAAGTCTTGACCCTCTCGTAACTATAGATTCAAGAGGAAAGATAACCGACGTAAATTCTGCCACAGAGAAAGTGACAGGGTATTTACGTAACGAACTTATCGGCTCAGACTTCTCAGACTATTTCACAGAACCTGATAAAGCACGTGATGGTTATCAGAAAGTATTCAGATATGGCTCGGTCCAGGATTATGAACTGGCAATAAGGCACCGGGATGGACATATAACTTCTGTTTTCTATAATGCAGCAGTTTACAGGAATGAAGCCGGTGAAATTTCCGGAGTATTTGCAGCAGCCAGAGATATTTCCGCACGGCTACAGGTTGAACAAGAGCTTCAAAGACTGAATGAAGAGCTTGAAGAACGGGTAAGACATCGTACTACCGCGCTGGAAAAACTAGCAAATAATATCCGTGAAAATCAGAAGGCGCTTTTAAATATTGTTGATGACCTTAATCTCAGCAAGAAAGAGCTTGAGAAAGCAAACGCGAAATTAAAAGAACTGGACAGAATGAAGTCCATGTTTATTGCCTCCATGAGCCATGAGCTCAGAACGCCTTTAAACTCCATAATCGGTTTTTCAAGCATCCTTGGCAATGAATGGATTGGCAGTGTAAACTCCGAACAAAAGGAGAAGCTCGCCACAATTCTCAGGGCAGGAAAACATCTCCTCAATCTCATAAATGATGTAATAGATGTCTCAAAGATCGAAGCAGGAAAGATCGGGAGCTCAGCTAATGATTTCGACCTTTATGAGCTTATATCAGAAGCTCTGGAACTCTTTAAAAGCGATATTGATAAAAAAGGACTTAATCTTGAGATCAATTCAATGCATCGGACAATGCATACCGACAGGAGAAGACTGCTTCAGTGCATAATTAATCTTATAAGCAATGCGGTCAAGTTTACAGAAAAAGGCTCAATCAGCATTAAAACTCAATTTTCACATACGAACGGAGCTCCATCTGATTCCGTTGAAATAATCATTGCAGACACCGGGATAGGGATAAAGGAAGAAGACATACCAAAGTTATTTTTCCCCTTTGTACGCATTCATACGCCTTTAAGTTCAACTATACCCGGAACAGGCCTGGGGCTTTATCTTTCAAAGAAAATCGCTGTTGAAATATTGAAGGGGGACATAGCCGTAAAAAGCAGATACAACGATGGAAGTGTTTTTACATTAAAAGCGCCTGTAACGTTATAAGCAAGGGAGGGAATTTTTATGAAAAAAGTGCTTGTTGTTGAAGATGATATAGATAATCTGGCGCTTATCACTTATGCCCTCAAAAGGGGAGGATATGAAGTAATAGCCGCTCAAACCGGTGAGATGGGCCTGGAGCTTGCTATAAAAGAAAAACCTTATTTCATTATAATGGACATAAGCCTGCCTGGAATTGACGGGATTGAAACCACAAAAAGGATACGAGAATCAAAGATTGATCATAATATACCCATAATTGCTATAACCTCTTTTGCGATGAAGGGAGATATGGAAAGAGCTATTAATGCCGGTTGTAACGCTTATTTTGAAAAGCCAATAGACCCTCTTACAATTGTTGATGAGATACATAAAATAATCTCGAGGAGCGCAAAATGAAGATACTCATTGTTGACGACAATAGTGATGACAGAGAGTTATTGCGTTTAATCATTGAAAGACACGGACATCAGGTCATAGAAGCCTGCAACGGACAGGAGGGGCTGTCGATTGCTGCTAAACAAAAACCTAATATAATAATCTCTGATGCACTGATGCCTGTGATGGATGGATTTCAGTTCCTTAGAAACACAAAAAAAGACAAGACTCTGAACTCCATACCTTTCATATTTTACTCAGCCACTTACAAAGAATATCAGGATGCAGAGCTTGCATTGTCTCTTGGAGCCGATGCTTTCATCATTAAACCAAAAGACCCGGCGGAATTATGGAAGGAGATAGAAGATATATTAAAAGAAAATAAGAGTGAGAAACCTGTAACAGCCCAACTCATCGAAGAAGATGAAGAGTACCTGAAAAGGTACAGCGAGATAGTTGCAATAAAGCTTGAAGAAAAAATCAGAGAACTTGAAGGCGAGATTGCCGCCCGTAGGAAGACAGAAGAACTGATTAAGAAGAGCGAAAAAAAATTATTAGATATCACCTCAAGTTTAGGCGAGGGGATTTACGTTTTTGATTTGCAGGGCTTAATTACCTTCATGAATCCTATGGCTGAGCGTCTCATTGGCTGGACAATGGATGAATTAAATGAAAAAGGAGCACATAATCTTATCCATTACCGCAAGGCAGACGGCACTCCGCTGCCATTGGAGGAGTGCCCTATGCATAATATCACCAAAACCGGCAATCACTATATTTCAAAAGATGAAGTTTTTATACGCAAAGACGGCACTGTTCTCCCAATATCAGTTATATCAACACCCATTATTGAAGAAGGAAAAATTATTGCTTCAGTTACAGCTTTTCGCGATTTTACGGATCGCAGACGGTTAGAGGAAGAAAGAGAAAAACTGATACTTGAACTGCAGGACGCGCTTGCCAAAGTCAAGACCCTTAGCGGGATGCTTCCTATCTGCTCTTCCTGCAAAAAGATAAGAGATGACAAAGGGTACTGGAACCAGATTGAATCATATATCTCGGAAAATTCCGATGTTCTTTTCAGTCACAGCCTGTGCCCTGATTGCGCGGAAAAAATGCTTGAAGAGATTAAACAGATGAAATTAAAAAACCATCCGGAAAAATAATAAAAATGATAATACTCATCGTTGATGACAATAGTGATGACAGGGAAATCCTGAAGTGCACTCTTGAGAGACATGGACATGAAACCATAGAAGCCTGCAATGGACAGGAAGCTCTTTCAATAGCGGCTCTCAAAAAACCTGACATCATAATCTCCGATGCACTGATGCCTGTTATGGATGGATTCCAGTTCCTCAGGACCATAAAGAAAAACAAGATTCTTAACGCCATACCTTTCATATTCTACTCGGCTACTTACAAAGAATATCAGGATGCAGAGCTTGCATTGTCTCTTGGAGCAGAGGCTTTTATCATAAAACCCAAAGATCCTTCTGAATTGTGGAAGGAGATAGAATTCATATTAAAAGAAAACAAGGTAGAGAAAATCGTGACAGCCGAGCTTATAAAGGAAGATGAAGAGTATCTGAAGAGATACAGCGAAGTCGTCGCGATCAAGCTTGAAGAAAAAGTCAGAGAGCTTGAAGAAAGCCGTAACAATTACCAGAAAATTGCAGAAAGTCTGCGGGAAAAGGAAGCCTTCATCAAAAACATCTTTGAAACAGTTGATGAAGGGTTCATTATAATAAACAAAGATTTCAAGATATTGACTGCCAACAGCTCATTTTGCAATGAATTTAAACTTGCACTTGCGGATATCGTGGGAAACCACTGTTATAAGATATCTCATCACTTGGATAAGCCCTGTTTCGAATTCGGAGAAGCATGTCCGGTTAAAGAGACCTTTGAAACGGGAAAGCCTCATTCATCAGTTTATGCACTTTATGATGAGAGTGAGGTACCAATTTATATAGAAGTAAAGGCTTATCCTGTGACTGACAGTTCCAACAAAGTCACTTCCGTAATAGAGACTTTGAATAATATTACGGAAAAAAGAAAGCTTGAAGAACAGCTTCGCCAGGCGCAGAAGATGGAGGCAATCGGTCAGCTTGCCGGCGGGATCGCCCATGACTTCAACAATATTCTTTCCGCAATAATCGGTTATGGCAACCTCTTAGAGATGAAGATGAAATCTGACAACCCGTTAAAGGTCAATGTCAACCATATACTTGAATCAGCAGAAAGAGCAGCCAGCCTGACACACAGCCTCCTTGCATTCAGCAGAAAACAGATAATTGAAATGAAGCATGTCAATCTGAATGAAGTGATAAAAAGGGTTGATAAGTTCCTCGCAAGGATTATAGGCGAAGACATAGATCTAAGCATGAAACTGAGCGAAACCAGTTTAAATATAATGGCTGACGCCGGCCAGATAGAACAGGTGCTGATGAACATAGCGGCAAACGCAAGGGATGCTATGCCTCAGGGAGGCAAGTTGTCAATTGAAACAGAATCAGTTGAATTGGATGAAATATTCATAAAGGCGCACGGTTATGGGGAAAAAGGAAATTATGCTCTTATATCTGTCTCGGATACAGGGATAGGAATGGATGAAAAAACCCAGAAAAAGATATTCGAGCCGTTTTTTACGACAAAGGAAACAGGGAAAGGCACGGGACTTGGACTTTCAATCGTGTACGGGATAATAAAACAGCATAATGGATATATAAATGTTTACAGTGAACCCGGGCAAGGCACAACATTTAAAATATATCTTCCTGCTATAACAGCAAAGGAAGAAGAGAAGCAGACAGCAATCATTCAGCCTGTGATGCCCACCGGCAGTGAGACAATACTTGTCGCAGAAGATAATGAAACAGTA includes:
- the mraY gene encoding phospho-N-acetylmuramoyl-pentapeptide-transferase; translation: MLYLLYEYFYDPDSIFSVLRLFRYLTFRIIYAMVTALLIAFFSGPIIIRKLRLNSIKDEPRSEIDMVNPSQKYGTPTMGGILILISALVPILLWCNIFNPFVQITVFSIIWFAALGIKDDLIKVRKKVKDGMSKTEKLFWQALFGLILGILMVSPYSPIGWQSASSINIPFYKYPLNIGWFYIPFVVLVIMATSNAVNFADGLDGLAIGPSIMVAMVFGIFAYVIGNLNLAKYFQFRFTNGTGELSVLCAAFIGAGIGFLWFNSYPAQVFMGDTGSLMIGGVMGTVAVLVKQEVLLIIAGMVFVMEAASVFIQMISINFAGRRLFFMAPIHHTFQKRGIAEPKVVIRFWIIAAIFALIALSTLKVR
- a CDS encoding response regulator; its protein translation is MKKVLVVEDDIDNLALITYALKRGGYEVIAAQTGEMGLELAIKEKPYFIIMDISLPGIDGIETTKRIRESKIDHNIPIIAITSFAMKGDMERAINAGCNAYFEKPIDPLTIVDEIHKIISRSAK
- a CDS encoding MEDS domain-containing protein, which gives rise to MNTFNKKNIKLKNALHKLDVHDHLCLIYETQQEQFAAVVPFIRIGLERKEKCVYIADDNSASSVIDAMRTEGIDVETAIKSGALAVLTKKDAYLKNGYFDPDLMIQFLKDAVDSAKAEGFKALRATGEMTWALGNDIGVERLIEYEAKLNYLLPKSDILAICQYNRKRFSPEIILDIIHTHPLVVYKEMVCRNFYYVPPDEFLNHAQTSLEVERFLHNIKDREEVEEELLKLNTELEQRIKERTAELEERNIELERINSLFVGRELRMMELKEKIRELETKW
- a CDS encoding PAS domain S-box protein translates to MMEMKPSEILDAFFKHSITPLVILDRDFNFIRVNEAYAKSCQRDVSEFPGHNHFEFYPSDAQKIFENVVKTKEPYQALARPFIYPDHPEWGVTYWDWTLTPILDNQNEVEFLVFSLKDVTEQKRAEDSLFLFRDLINNSNDAIFVVDPKTCKILNFNDKACSSLGYNRNELINMRIIDIEAIFPDNFSWDNHVKEVKSKGYMLIEGVNKRKDSTTFPVETSVRYISHNEMNYIIGVVRDITERRKLEKEREQFYRFFQTSSDLMCIADPNGHFIKTNPACSELLGFSETELTSKPFVEFVHPDDRQSTLDEMARQLRTGFTLNFENRYICKDGSFRWLSWRAIYNKDEGITYATARDITDYKNAEKKLKQALSYNRILIETSLDPLVTIDSRGKITDVNSATEKVTGYLRNELIGSDFSDYFTEPDKARDGYQKVFRYGSVQDYELAIRHRDGHITSVFYNAAVYRNEAGEISGVFAAARDISARLQVEQELQRLNEELEERVRHRTTALEKLANNIRENQKALLNIVDDLNLSKKELEKANAKLKELDRMKSMFIASMSHELRTPLNSIIGFSSILGNEWIGSVNSEQKEKLATILRAGKHLLNLINDVIDVSKIEAGKIGSSANDFDLYELISEALELFKSDIDKKGLNLEINSMHRTMHTDRRRLLQCIINLISNAVKFTEKGSISIKTQFSHTNGAPSDSVEIIIADTGIGIKEEDIPKLFFPFVRIHTPLSSTIPGTGLGLYLSKKIAVEILKGDIAVKSRYNDGSVFTLKAPVTL
- a CDS encoding HEAT repeat domain-containing protein, with amino-acid sequence MFPLFSGNYIGLSKKTIDEAQKLLNQIDSLCVSDKESVQAKAEAFIKENNWQVRNIGVKILGKAGNERHSIILADLLKDKRQVGFVRRNSAKAIKTIGVINQQIKEALMTGINDGYWEVRVESIKTAAALCGGDELTAEIIIKRYLGNDYAVNLNGSKPPRLRSKEKNFEVREAIAEALGNFLKYKYAVPALLLLLNDDNWIVRAAALRSLSKLPDGGDKLRKLVEGMNLTCESFRPVFPLKEIFSRVVEKKKRD
- a CDS encoding response regulator, which codes for MIILIVDDNSDDREILKCTLERHGHETIEACNGQEALSIAALKKPDIIISDALMPVMDGFQFLRTIKKNKILNAIPFIFYSATYKEYQDAELALSLGAEAFIIKPKDPSELWKEIEFILKENKVEKIVTAELIKEDEEYLKRYSEVVAIKLEEKVRELEESRNNYQKIAESLREKEAFIKNIFETVDEGFIIINKDFKILTANSSFCNEFKLALADIVGNHCYKISHHLDKPCFEFGEACPVKETFETGKPHSSVYALYDESEVPIYIEVKAYPVTDSSNKVTSVIETLNNITEKRKLEEQLRQAQKMEAIGQLAGGIAHDFNNILSAIIGYGNLLEMKMKSDNPLKVNVNHILESAERAASLTHSLLAFSRKQIIEMKHVNLNEVIKRVDKFLARIIGEDIDLSMKLSETSLNIMADAGQIEQVLMNIAANARDAMPQGGKLSIETESVELDEIFIKAHGYGEKGNYALISVSDTGIGMDEKTQKKIFEPFFTTKETGKGTGLGLSIVYGIIKQHNGYINVYSEPGQGTTFKIYLPAITAKEEEKQTAIIQPVMPTGSETILVAEDNETVRELMSSMLETFGYKVMTADDGQDAIIKFTEDKDKIDLVILDLIMPKKNGREAYNAIKKIKPAMKFIFMSGYTADKIYKDGYLEEGSNYILKPFSPRDFLIKVRDVLDKA
- a CDS encoding response regulator, with product MKILIVDDNSDDRELLRLIIERHGHQVIEACNGQEGLSIAAKQKPNIIISDALMPVMDGFQFLRNTKKDKTLNSIPFIFYSATYKEYQDAELALSLGADAFIIKPKDPAELWKEIEDILKENKSEKPVTAQLIEEDEEYLKRYSEIVAIKLEEKIRELEGEIAARRKTEELIKKSEKKLLDITSSLGEGIYVFDLQGLITFMNPMAERLIGWTMDELNEKGAHNLIHYRKADGTPLPLEECPMHNITKTGNHYISKDEVFIRKDGTVLPISVISTPIIEEGKIIASVTAFRDFTDRRRLEEEREKLILELQDALAKVKTLSGMLPICSSCKKIRDDKGYWNQIESYISENSDVLFSHSLCPDCAEKMLEEIKQMKLKNHPEK
- a CDS encoding rRNA pseudouridine synthase gives rise to the protein MSKKSCRTEKQPETKKQSLPGMRLQKILSMAGIASRRRAEEMILEKRVTVNGKCVTELGTRADLQKDHIKVDGKLINFSLRGRKKEYLIFHKPAGVITSISDEEGRPVVMDYIKAGEGMFPVGRLDFNSEGLLIITNDGDFCKAMTDASGQIERVYEVKIRGKVEKDIVSKMNGRVRLDDGTISKPVVKMRRETEKNTWLSVSLKTGRNREVRRIMDKFRLTTVRLKRIKYGPYSIGTLTPGEYRKFTADEVRIAGEITEKGRQ
- a CDS encoding GuaB3 family IMP dehydrogenase-related protein, whose protein sequence is MGMWIGINRKARICYGFDEIALVPGDVTINPNEVDITWAIGEKKIGIPILAAAMDGVVDTRFAIEMGKYGGIAVLNLEGVQTRYKHPEEILARIAGATNEEATKLVQSIYLEPIKEELISERIREIKAAGVIAAVSAIPQKAYRYGKIAEEAGADIFFVQSTVTTVKHISTEYEVVDFEKLCKGLKIPVIVGNTVTFKATLELMETGVQGVLVGIGPGAACTTRGVLGIGVPQVTATCDAAAARDAYFKKTGKYIPIITDGGMSSGGDVCKAFACGSDAVMIGSAFAKAHEAPGKGFHWGMATPHANLPRGTRIRVGTTGPLKQILYGPAEFDDGSQNLIGALQTSMGNCGATNIREMQETQIIIAPAIKTEGKIFQQAQKVGMGK